From Natranaerobius trueperi, one genomic window encodes:
- the dpsA gene encoding dipicolinate synthase subunit DpsA, giving the protein MNKSPVNHKVVVLGGDERDIFLIKHLKQAGIDVFAIGFDRVGYKIEGTVLYTMDEIEEEQINAIILPLAGVDSEGNVPASNTTKKLNFWKETKNLSELPLILIGSASKDFKSLVEKRGGSIVETIDLDDIAIYNSIPTAEGAIFEALKNSNLTIHSSDSLVLGLGRCGITLARLLKNMSSNVTVAVRRPAQLARAEELGASAIYINELSNYIKDFQLIFNTIPALILKEDIINKLSPEAVIIDIASGQGGTDFKACREKNIKGILAPGLPGKIAPQTAGEILGKVYPRLLLTHLRG; this is encoded by the coding sequence ATGAATAAAAGTCCTGTTAATCATAAAGTAGTTGTTTTAGGAGGAGATGAGCGAGATATTTTCCTAATTAAACACTTGAAACAAGCGGGTATTGATGTATTTGCTATTGGGTTTGATCGTGTTGGCTACAAAATTGAAGGAACAGTACTATATACTATGGATGAAATAGAAGAAGAACAAATTAATGCAATTATCCTACCGCTTGCAGGTGTAGACTCAGAGGGAAATGTGCCTGCTAGTAATACAACAAAAAAATTAAATTTTTGGAAAGAAACAAAGAATTTAAGTGAACTACCACTTATTTTAATTGGCAGTGCGTCAAAAGATTTTAAGTCACTTGTAGAAAAACGTGGAGGAAGTATAGTTGAAACAATAGACTTAGATGATATAGCTATTTACAATTCAATCCCTACAGCCGAAGGCGCTATTTTTGAAGCTTTGAAAAATTCCAATCTAACAATTCATAGTAGCGATTCATTAGTTTTAGGTTTAGGTAGATGTGGCATTACTTTGGCTCGATTATTAAAAAATATGAGTTCAAATGTTACTGTGGCTGTAAGAAGACCAGCTCAGTTAGCTAGAGCTGAAGAATTAGGAGCTAGTGCGATTTATATTAATGAGCTATCTAACTATATTAAAGATTTTCAACTTATATTTAATACTATACCAGCTTTAATATTAAAAGAGGATATAATCAATAAATTAAGTCCTGAAGCTGTAATTATTGATATAGCTTCAGGTCAAGGAGGAACAGATTTTAAAGCATGTCGAGAAAAAAATATAAAAGGTATTTTAGCACCAGGTCTACCCGGTAAGATTGCACCTCAAACAGCTGGGGAGATTTTAGGTAAAGTATATCCACGTCTGCTTTTAACACATTTAAGGGGGTGA
- a CDS encoding dipicolinate synthase subunit B: MSLAGVKVGFAVTSSHCTLEPVFKEIKDLVDGGVEVYPIISPGVDKTNTRFGEAIEWKQKLVQMTGNKIINSIVSAEPIGPQGFIDVIVIAPCTGNTIAKLANGITDTAVTMAAKAQIRNQKPVVISISTNDALGLNARNIGTLLNSKYVYFVPFTQDNPINKPNSVVSHTDQIIPTIRKALEGEQIQPLLTSREEQ, from the coding sequence ATGAGTTTAGCTGGTGTAAAAGTGGGTTTTGCAGTAACGAGTTCACATTGTACCCTAGAACCAGTGTTTAAGGAAATTAAGGATTTAGTAGATGGAGGAGTTGAAGTTTATCCCATAATATCCCCGGGAGTAGATAAAACTAATACTCGTTTTGGTGAAGCAATAGAGTGGAAACAAAAACTTGTACAGATGACTGGTAATAAAATAATTAATAGTATAGTTTCTGCTGAACCAATTGGACCACAAGGATTTATAGATGTTATTGTTATTGCACCTTGTACTGGTAATACTATCGCCAAATTAGCAAATGGGATTACAGATACCGCTGTCACAATGGCTGCGAAAGCTCAAATAAGAAATCAAAAACCTGTTGTTATTTCAATTTCTACAAATGATGCTCTAGGTTTAAATGCAAGAAATATTGGTACTTTATTAAATTCAAAGTATGTTTATTTCGTGCCATTCACTCAAGATAATCCAATAAATAAGCCAAATTCAGTAGTAAGTCATACAGATCAAATAATACCCACGATCAGAAAAGCTCTTGAAGGAGAACAAATTCAGCCATTGTTAACTTCTAGAGAGGAGCAATAA